One genomic region from Deltaproteobacteria bacterium encodes:
- a CDS encoding hydroxymethylglutaryl-CoA lyase, with protein MNGSAGLPEAVRVVEVGPRDGLQNEARVVPLATKVAFIRELADAGLPVVEVGAFVRADRVPQMADSEEVVRQLPSGSPTRFTALVPNLRGLERALSAGIGEIAVFTAASEEFALANLGMTIEGSLATYRQVVETATDAGLMVRGYVSTCWWCPFSGAVDPEAVTSVAEHLLALGCYQVSVADTIGAATPREVGLLLERLLQTMRPDQLGVHFHDTRGTALANVLASLERGIATIDASAGGLGGCPFAPGAAGNLSTEDLVYMLEGMGISTGVDLARLSAAARRMGVALGRTLPSRYLAAGPFVPRSALPVEDG; from the coding sequence GTGAACGGGTCCGCTGGGCTGCCGGAGGCCGTGCGCGTCGTAGAAGTGGGGCCGCGCGACGGCCTGCAGAACGAAGCGCGCGTGGTTCCTCTCGCGACGAAGGTGGCCTTCATCCGCGAGCTGGCCGACGCGGGGCTCCCCGTGGTGGAGGTCGGAGCCTTCGTGCGTGCCGATCGCGTGCCGCAGATGGCCGACAGCGAAGAGGTGGTCCGGCAGCTTCCTTCGGGGTCGCCCACCCGGTTCACCGCCCTCGTGCCGAACCTGAGGGGACTCGAGAGGGCGCTCTCGGCCGGGATCGGTGAGATCGCGGTCTTCACGGCGGCCTCGGAGGAGTTCGCCCTGGCGAACCTCGGCATGACGATCGAGGGGTCGCTCGCGACGTACCGCCAGGTCGTCGAGACGGCCACGGATGCGGGCCTGATGGTGCGCGGCTACGTCTCCACGTGCTGGTGGTGCCCGTTCTCCGGCGCCGTGGATCCCGAGGCCGTGACCAGCGTGGCGGAGCACCTACTTGCGCTGGGCTGCTACCAGGTCTCGGTGGCGGACACCATCGGCGCTGCCACGCCGCGCGAGGTCGGGCTGCTGCTCGAGCGGCTCCTGCAAACGATGCGTCCCGATCAGCTGGGCGTGCACTTTCACGACACCCGCGGAACGGCCCTGGCGAACGTGCTCGCCTCGCTCGAGCGCGGCATCGCGACGATCGACGCCTCGGCGGGAGGGCTCGGCGGCTGCCCCTTTGCGCCGGGCGCGGCGGGGAACCTCTCGACGGAGGATCTGGTCTACATGCTCGAGGGCATGGGGATCTCGACGGGGGTGGACCTCGCGCGCCTCAGCGCGGCGGCCCGGAGGATGGGGGTCGCCCTCGGCAGAACGCTCCCTTCGCGCTATCTCGCCGCGGGGCCCTTCGTTCCGCGAAGCGCGTTGCCGGTCGAAGACGGCTGA
- a CDS encoding MFS transporter codes for MTSRRVARIALLRVAAVYFFSFAALGSFFPYLPLLLAARGLRPAELTTVMTLLPVGNMLVPPLWGFLADALRLRSVLLVVACAGCAGSVFLFQPAWQFAGLLLAAAVLCAFRAPISTLADATTYTLLGADRHRFGVVRVWGSVGFGAAALVMGLLGGAARPTLLVVVCAGCYAASALAAVGLPEPATIERRGLLARAAHAAWRADTLLLLLATGCYYAGHACFDAYFTLHLGQLGATSAITGAAWGLGVLTEILLMVFAQRLLQSLPGAKLLAACAGVATLRWLVLAFTTTPALLLIAQPLHGITFGVWYLSLVREVQERTPDDLRTSLQGLTTSATGVGMVVGYVGGGSVFAHWAGRGLYACAAGAAALALALYALRARLLARAAAS; via the coding sequence ATGACCTCTCGCCGCGTCGCTCGCATCGCTCTCCTACGTGTAGCCGCGGTCTACTTCTTCAGCTTCGCCGCCCTCGGCTCGTTCTTCCCCTACCTGCCGCTCCTTCTCGCCGCGCGCGGACTGCGCCCCGCCGAGCTCACGACGGTCATGACACTCCTCCCCGTGGGCAACATGCTGGTCCCGCCCCTCTGGGGCTTTCTCGCCGACGCGCTCCGCCTGCGCAGCGTGTTGCTCGTCGTGGCCTGCGCGGGCTGCGCCGGGTCCGTCTTCCTTTTCCAGCCCGCCTGGCAGTTTGCCGGGCTGCTCCTGGCGGCCGCCGTCCTCTGCGCCTTTCGCGCCCCCATCTCGACCCTCGCCGACGCCACCACCTACACGCTGCTCGGCGCCGATCGCCACCGCTTCGGCGTCGTCCGCGTCTGGGGTTCCGTGGGCTTCGGCGCCGCTGCGCTCGTAATGGGGCTCCTCGGGGGTGCAGCGCGTCCGACCCTGCTCGTCGTCGTGTGCGCCGGGTGCTACGCCGCGAGCGCCCTCGCGGCCGTCGGGCTGCCGGAACCGGCGACCATCGAGCGACGAGGACTCCTGGCGCGCGCCGCCCACGCGGCGTGGCGCGCTGACACGCTGCTGCTCCTCCTCGCGACGGGTTGCTACTACGCGGGGCACGCCTGCTTCGACGCCTACTTCACGCTCCACCTCGGCCAACTCGGCGCGACGTCCGCCATCACCGGTGCCGCGTGGGGTCTGGGCGTCCTCACCGAGATCCTGCTGATGGTGTTCGCCCAGCGGCTGCTCCAGTCCTTGCCCGGGGCCAAGTTGCTCGCCGCCTGCGCCGGCGTGGCGACGCTGCGCTGGCTCGTCCTCGCCTTCACGACGACTCCCGCGCTCCTCTTGATCGCGCAGCCCCTCCACGGCATCACCTTCGGCGTATGGTATCTGTCCCTCGTTCGAGAGGTGCAGGAGCGCACCCCTGACGACCTCCGCACGAGCCTGCAGGGCCTCACCACCTCCGCCACGGGGGTGGGCATGGTGGTCGGTTACGTCGGGGGAGGCAGCGTGTTCGCCCACTGGGCCGGCCGTGGACTGTACGCGTGCGCCGCGGGCGCGGCCGCCCTCGCGCTCGCGCTCTACGCGCTCCGAGCGCGGCTCCTCGCCCGGGCGGCTGCCTCGTAG
- a CDS encoding enoyl-CoA hydratase/isomerase family protein produces the protein MPQRHVRTERSGERLTVTLDRPELHNALNDAFIDELAETFGALGEDPSVRCVVLAGAGKSFCAGADLEWMRSLAEASVEQNRADAGRLVDLLEAIANAPVPVIARVHGSALGGGMGLVGACDLAVAAPEAQFGLTEVRLGLAPAMIFPYLARRVQPHELLRAALTGERFDAERAQRMGLVNAVSTDLDGAVDGWCAAITQGGPNALAAVKVLFGRVRELGTSEAASVTTELIARLRCGEEGQEGMRAFLERRKPRWVTEPAKGRSTDAGSA, from the coding sequence ATGCCACAGCGCCACGTACGCACGGAACGCTCGGGAGAGCGTCTGACCGTCACGCTCGACCGGCCGGAGCTGCACAACGCGCTCAACGACGCTTTCATCGACGAGCTCGCGGAAACCTTCGGGGCCCTCGGCGAGGACCCCTCGGTACGCTGCGTGGTGCTCGCCGGGGCGGGGAAGTCCTTCTGCGCGGGGGCCGACCTGGAGTGGATGCGAAGCCTGGCCGAGGCGTCGGTCGAGCAGAACCGCGCCGACGCGGGCCGGCTCGTGGACCTGCTGGAGGCGATCGCGAACGCGCCGGTGCCGGTGATCGCGCGCGTGCACGGTTCGGCGCTCGGCGGGGGGATGGGGCTGGTGGGGGCGTGCGACCTGGCCGTCGCGGCCCCCGAGGCGCAGTTCGGCCTGACGGAAGTGCGGCTTGGCCTGGCGCCCGCGATGATCTTTCCTTACCTCGCGCGGCGCGTGCAGCCGCACGAGCTGCTCCGCGCGGCGCTCACCGGGGAGCGCTTCGACGCCGAGCGGGCGCAGCGGATGGGACTTGTGAACGCCGTCTCCACGGACCTGGACGGCGCGGTGGACGGCTGGTGCGCGGCGATCACGCAGGGGGGGCCAAACGCACTCGCGGCGGTGAAGGTGCTCTTCGGCCGGGTGCGCGAGCTCGGCACGAGCGAGGCGGCCAGCGTGACCACGGAGCTGATCGCGCGCCTTCGCTGCGGCGAGGAGGGGCAGGAGGGGATGCGCGCCTTCCTCGAGCGGCGGAAACCGCGCTGGGTGACCGAGCCCGCGAAGGGGCGGAGCACCGACGCGGGGAGCGCCTGA
- a CDS encoding methylcrotonoyl-CoA carboxylase, with protein MHRLESQLRTTTSEYAENREHHLALASQLKERLAQVRLGGGERAQRRQRDLGKLPVRERVEALLDEGSPFLELSALAAWEMYDGHVPSAGVITGIGRVMGRELVIVANDPTVKGGSYHPLTVKKHVRAQEIALANRLPCAYLVDSGGAFLPLQAEVFPDREHFGRIFYNQARLSAAGLPQVAAVLGSCTAGGAYVPAMSDEAVIVKGSGTIFLGGPPLVKAATGEDVTAEELGGADVHARRSGVVDHYAHDDREAIQILRDVVGTLNRTKRVELDVVAPEDPAYDPAELYGVIPRDPRQAYDVREVIARLVDGSCFAEFKALYGTTLVCGFARLHGMLVGIVANNGVFFVESAEKGAHFVELCGQRKIPLIFLQNITGFIVGKQYEAAGIARAGAKMVHAVSTCGVPRFTVIVGGSFGAGNYAMCGRAYDPRFLFMWPNARISVMGAEQAAGVLTTVKRDQLAREGSALSPEEERGIAGPILEKYESEGNPYYSTARLWDDGIVELAQTRDVLGLAISASLNAPMEGMRPGVFRM; from the coding sequence ATGCACCGACTCGAGTCTCAGCTTCGGACCACGACCAGCGAGTACGCGGAGAACAGGGAGCATCACCTGGCGCTCGCCTCCCAGCTCAAGGAGCGGCTCGCGCAGGTCCGCCTCGGCGGAGGAGAGCGGGCCCAGCGCCGGCAGCGCGACCTCGGCAAGCTCCCGGTGCGGGAGCGCGTGGAGGCGCTGCTCGACGAGGGGTCCCCCTTCCTCGAGCTCTCGGCGCTCGCCGCCTGGGAGATGTACGACGGGCACGTGCCCTCGGCCGGCGTGATCACGGGGATCGGGCGCGTGATGGGACGCGAACTCGTGATCGTGGCCAACGACCCGACGGTGAAGGGCGGGTCCTACCACCCGCTGACGGTGAAGAAGCACGTGCGCGCGCAGGAGATCGCTCTCGCGAACCGCCTGCCTTGCGCGTACCTCGTGGACTCGGGCGGGGCCTTCCTGCCGCTCCAGGCCGAGGTCTTCCCCGACCGCGAGCACTTCGGGCGCATCTTCTACAACCAGGCGCGGCTCTCGGCGGCCGGGCTGCCCCAGGTCGCTGCCGTGCTCGGTTCGTGCACGGCGGGGGGCGCCTACGTCCCGGCGATGAGCGACGAGGCGGTGATCGTCAAGGGGAGCGGCACGATCTTCCTCGGGGGGCCGCCTTTGGTGAAGGCGGCCACGGGAGAGGACGTGACCGCCGAGGAGCTGGGGGGCGCGGACGTCCACGCGCGCAGGTCCGGAGTCGTGGACCATTACGCGCACGACGATCGCGAGGCGATCCAGATCCTGCGGGACGTGGTGGGGACGCTGAATCGCACCAAGCGCGTCGAGCTGGACGTGGTGGCCCCCGAGGACCCGGCGTACGACCCGGCGGAGCTCTACGGGGTGATCCCTCGCGATCCGCGCCAGGCCTACGACGTGCGCGAGGTCATCGCCCGGCTGGTGGACGGGAGCTGCTTCGCCGAGTTCAAGGCGCTCTACGGCACGACGCTGGTCTGCGGCTTCGCCCGCCTGCACGGCATGCTGGTCGGGATCGTGGCGAACAACGGGGTCTTCTTCGTCGAGAGCGCCGAGAAGGGGGCGCACTTCGTCGAGCTCTGCGGACAGCGCAAGATCCCGCTCATTTTCCTGCAGAACATCACCGGGTTCATCGTGGGGAAGCAATACGAGGCGGCAGGGATCGCCCGTGCCGGGGCGAAGATGGTCCACGCCGTCTCCACCTGCGGCGTGCCGCGCTTCACCGTGATCGTGGGGGGCTCCTTCGGCGCCGGCAACTACGCCATGTGCGGCCGGGCCTACGACCCGCGCTTCCTCTTCATGTGGCCGAACGCGCGCATCAGCGTGATGGGGGCCGAGCAGGCCGCGGGGGTGCTGACGACCGTGAAGCGGGACCAGCTCGCTCGCGAAGGGAGCGCTCTCTCCCCGGAGGAGGAGCGGGGGATCGCCGGGCCGATCCTCGAGAAGTACGAAAGCGAAGGGAACCCCTATTACAGCACGGCACGGCTCTGGGACGACGGCATCGTGGAGCTGGCCCAGACCCGTGACGTGCTCGGCCTGGCGATCTCGGCCTCCCTGAACGCTCCGATGGAAGGGATGCGGCCGGGCGTCTTTCGCATGTAG